The Metabacillus schmidteae genome has a segment encoding these proteins:
- a CDS encoding TRAP transporter large permease yields MTALVLFGSFVFFLLLTVPIGISLGLASLVTILYADVTSVEYLAQSLVQSTDSFPLMAVPFFILAGEIMGKGGISERLFKLANVFVGNFTGGFAMAAVLTCMFFAAISGSGPATVAAVGGIMIPAMVGYGYDKKFATAVVVAAGALGIIIPPSIPMVIYGVSGSVSIGDMFIAGIIPGVLIGAVMMGWSYIYSKKNNYKGNGEKFTFKRALSGINEAKWAIFIPILILGGIYGGIFTPTEAAVVAVVYAAIISIFVYKELTFKTFPKVLKDAALTSATILIIIGTANAFGRILTMEQIPRLVADSLLSISSNPLVILLLINLLLLFVGMFMDTVAAIIILVPILLPIAINIGIDPIHFGIIMIVNLAIGFITPPVGVNLFVGSGISGLSIESLAKATIPFFVAMILSLTVITVIPGVSLFLVEFFK; encoded by the coding sequence ATGACAGCACTCGTATTGTTTGGTAGTTTCGTATTCTTTTTACTTTTGACAGTCCCTATCGGTATTTCATTGGGATTGGCTTCTCTTGTCACAATTTTATATGCAGATGTCACATCAGTTGAATACCTCGCACAAAGTCTTGTTCAATCTACTGATTCATTTCCTTTAATGGCAGTTCCTTTCTTCATTTTAGCAGGAGAAATTATGGGGAAAGGTGGAATATCTGAGCGTCTTTTTAAGCTGGCTAATGTTTTTGTAGGGAATTTTACAGGTGGATTTGCAATGGCGGCAGTACTGACTTGTATGTTTTTTGCAGCGATTTCCGGGTCAGGTCCTGCAACAGTTGCAGCAGTTGGCGGGATTATGATTCCTGCAATGGTTGGATATGGTTATGATAAAAAATTTGCAACTGCAGTTGTCGTAGCTGCCGGTGCACTAGGCATTATTATTCCACCAAGTATTCCAATGGTTATATACGGTGTATCTGGTAGTGTATCAATTGGTGATATGTTTATTGCCGGTATCATACCAGGTGTTCTTATTGGTGCTGTAATGATGGGATGGAGTTATATTTACTCGAAAAAGAATAACTATAAAGGAAATGGTGAAAAGTTCACATTTAAAAGAGCACTATCCGGGATTAATGAGGCGAAGTGGGCAATATTTATTCCTATCCTTATCTTAGGAGGCATATATGGAGGTATTTTTACGCCAACTGAGGCAGCTGTAGTTGCTGTTGTATACGCGGCAATTATTAGTATTTTTGTTTATAAAGAGCTGACATTTAAGACATTTCCTAAGGTATTAAAGGATGCAGCATTAACATCTGCAACAATATTAATTATTATTGGAACGGCAAATGCATTTGGAAGAATTTTAACGATGGAACAAATTCCTAGATTGGTAGCTGATTCATTATTAAGTATATCTTCGAATCCCCTGGTCATATTATTACTTATTAATCTCTTACTATTATTTGTTGGGATGTTTATGGATACTGTCGCAGCAATTATTATATTAGTTCCAATTTTATTGCCTATTGCTATAAATATTGGAATAGATCCTATACACTTTGGAATTATTATGATTGTAAACTTGGCCATAGGATTTATAACACCACCTGTAGGTGTAAATCTATTTGTTGGTTCTGGTATATCTGGTTTATCTATTGAGTCCCTAGCTAAAGCTACAATTCCATTTTTTGTAGCGATGATTTTAAGCTTAACTGTCATTACAGTCATTCCTGGAGTGTCTCTATTCTTGGTTGAGTTTTTTAAATAG
- the tpx gene encoding thiol peroxidase, whose translation MASVTFLNDPVTLVGKEIKVGDTAPDFEVLDNDLSPVRLEDSEGKVRLISVVPSLDTGVCDAQTRRFNEDASSVSGVEVLTISVDLPFAQKRWCGSNGLENVKTLSDHRSLSFGEAYGVHIKELRLLTRAVFVIDSSDKVTYVEYVNEVSNHPDYEAAIEAVKAAR comes from the coding sequence ATGGCTTCAGTTACATTTTTAAATGATCCCGTTACATTAGTAGGAAAAGAAATAAAAGTCGGAGACACTGCACCTGATTTTGAAGTACTTGATAATGATTTATCTCCAGTAAGACTTGAGGATTCAGAAGGAAAGGTCCGCTTAATTTCAGTAGTACCTTCACTTGACACTGGGGTTTGTGATGCACAAACTCGTCGTTTTAACGAAGATGCCTCTAGTGTAAGCGGTGTAGAAGTATTAACAATCAGCGTTGATTTACCATTTGCACAAAAAAGATGGTGTGGATCAAATGGGCTTGAGAATGTTAAAACGCTTTCTGATCACCGTAGCCTTTCATTTGGTGAAGCGTATGGCGTTCATATTAAAGAATTACGCCTATTAACAAGAGCCGTTTTTGTTATTGATTCAAGTGATAAGGTTACTTATGTTGAATATGTAAACGAAGTTTCAAATCATCCTGATTATGAGGCTGCAATTGAAGCTGTTAAAGCAGCACGATAA
- a CDS encoding sugar ABC transporter substrate-binding protein, translating to MKKVLSLFFVALFIVVLAACSKPGGSEQEETKDTTEKTSTEATVLEPEEGAELVLWSNGDQEAEWAEYVAGEFTNEYGIPVTVEEVSHTDAAGKLETDGPAGLGGDVFTGAHDHVGNMEVAGLIYDNYFADEYKERFMEGAVTAVSANSDGEYKMFGYPLAIETVGLFYNQDLLDQMGFEPAETMEELMQQSKEFMGKNPGSYGFMVEPGNFYLIHGFLGGYGGYIFGENNTNPEDIGLNNEGGLKAAELMKKIHDEILPLKKEDITGDVISSQFNEGKLLYYITGPWAVKGHQEAGVNFGVKTMPKLDNGEVPTTFSSVKSLFVNAYSDYPKAATLLAQFATTDEMLLKRYEMTGQLPPSNALLEDETIKSDELNLAFLEQSQYSISMPNIPAMQHVWAGMEVAFTSLWNGESEPKAALDKGVQQIKDAIDSQTK from the coding sequence ATGAAAAAGGTTTTGAGTTTATTTTTTGTTGCACTTTTTATTGTTGTATTAGCAGCATGTAGTAAACCCGGCGGTTCAGAACAGGAAGAGACTAAAGATACGACGGAAAAAACATCTACTGAAGCAACTGTACTTGAACCAGAAGAAGGAGCAGAACTTGTATTATGGAGTAACGGAGATCAAGAAGCTGAATGGGCAGAATATGTTGCAGGAGAATTTACTAATGAATACGGAATTCCAGTAACAGTCGAAGAAGTGAGTCATACTGATGCAGCTGGTAAGCTTGAAACAGATGGACCTGCTGGCTTAGGTGGAGATGTATTTACAGGAGCACATGACCATGTTGGGAATATGGAAGTAGCTGGATTAATCTATGATAATTATTTTGCGGATGAATACAAAGAGCGTTTCATGGAAGGAGCAGTAACAGCGGTTTCTGCAAATTCAGATGGAGAGTATAAAATGTTTGGATATCCATTAGCAATCGAAACAGTTGGTCTTTTCTATAACCAAGATTTACTTGATCAAATGGGCTTTGAACCAGCTGAAACGATGGAAGAACTGATGCAACAATCAAAAGAATTTATGGGAAAAAATCCAGGATCTTATGGATTTATGGTTGAACCTGGTAACTTTTACCTGATTCATGGATTCCTTGGAGGATATGGCGGTTATATATTTGGTGAGAATAACACAAATCCAGAAGATATTGGATTAAACAATGAAGGTGGACTTAAAGCTGCAGAATTAATGAAGAAGATTCATGATGAAATCCTACCACTTAAAAAAGAAGACATAACTGGAGATGTCATTAGTTCACAATTTAATGAGGGAAAACTTTTATATTATATAACTGGTCCATGGGCAGTAAAAGGTCATCAAGAAGCAGGTGTAAATTTTGGAGTGAAAACAATGCCTAAGCTAGACAATGGAGAAGTTCCTACAACTTTCTCAAGTGTTAAATCTTTATTTGTAAACGCTTATAGTGATTACCCTAAAGCAGCGACATTATTGGCTCAATTTGCTACAACGGATGAAATGCTACTAAAACGATATGAAATGACAGGACAATTACCACCTTCTAATGCTCTACTTGAAGATGAAACAATTAAATCAGATGAACTGAATCTTGCTTTCCTAGAACAGTCGCAATATTCTATTTCAATGCCTAATATTCCTGCAATGCAACATGTCTGGGCAGGAATGGAAGTAGCATTTACTTCACTTTGGAATGGAGAATCAGAACCAAAAGCTGCACTTGATAAAGGGGTTCAACAAATT